The genomic window AACAATTTGCAACTTGGTATCTTGCCATATCGATCGGATGCTCGGAAGAAAGATCAGTATACATCTTATCATCTTTTTTACCGAATTTCAGATCTCTGAATCCGCCCAAATTGGTTTCAGGTAATTTTTGTTTTACGATATCCGCCTGGATGGTAGCAGCCAAATGGTTTGCTTGTCCGGTAAGGTCAGTAGCGATATGATAATCAGCCTTATCATTTTTGAAATTATCGTTTCTGAGATAAGCCCAAAGAATAGTTACGAGTCCAAGTTCGTGAGCTCTGTGGAAAGCTTCGGAGATCTCTTGGATCTGTCTGGAACTTTCGTCGGAACCGAAATAGATAGTAGCTCCTACAGCAGCAGCTCCCATATCGAATGCCTGCTCTACGTTTGCAAAGAGGATTTGGTCGAATTTGTTCGGGTAGCTTAGAAGTTCGTTATGATTGATCTTAACTACAAAAGGAATTTTGTGAGCATACTGACGAGACACTAGTCCCAAAACTCCAAGAGTGGAAGCAACTGCGTTACATCCTCCTTCAATTGCGAGTTTAACGATGTTCTCCGGATCAAAATAAGCAGGGTTTTTAGCGAAGGAAGCACCCGCGCTATGCTCGATCCCTTGGTCTACAGGAAGAATGGAAAGATATCCTGTTCCAGCAAGACGTCCAGTATTGTAAATGGATTGGAAATTTTTAAGAACAGAGTTGTTTCTGTCGGTCTTTGCAAAAATTTCGTCAATGTAATTCGGACCAGGGATGGTCAGGGTTTCCTTGGCGATGGTTTTAGAGACATGATTTAAAAGAGAATCCGCTTCCGCACCCAATGCGCTCTTGATTTTATCTAACATTCCAGTTATACCTATTGGTTTTATCGATCTGGTGACTAGTTTTGGGGCGAAGCCCAAAATTTCCATCGATTTTCGGCGAGAAATCCCGAGCCCTGAGCCAAGCTTAAAGCTGGGTCTTTATTTTGTCTGAACTGGAAGACGGATATGGAAATCCGTGCCCGAACTGGATTTTTGGACATCCAGTTTTCCATGATTAGATTGTACGATCCCGTAACAAACGGAAAGTCCCATTCCAATCCTTGAGTCATCCGATTGTATCCTTTCAAAAGGTTGGAAGGCGTTCTCAGGGTCTAGTTCTCCATTCAAGGTTCCGGAAAGTCGAAGGACTAGATACTTTCCTGAATCGGCTTTAGTATCTTCTAACCCGGCGCTAAGATGAATCGTGCTTCCTTTTAGATCGGAACCGACTCCATCTGCATAAAAATATAAAAGGTAATATAATACTTCTTTAATTTGATTTTGCTTTAAAAATACATCCGGAAGATCTTGAGGAATATTCTTGGAAATTTCTAGATTTTTTGACTTCAATAATTCGGAGATAATCCCTTCTACCCCGGCTAAAATATCGTCCAGTTTACACCAAGCAGGTTCTTCGTTATCCGAACGAGAGAATAAGATCAAATTTCGAATAATACCAGAAATCCTTTCTCCTTGTTCTATGATCACCCTCGCGTAATTTCGAATATCAGCGGGCAGATCCTTTTTGTTTCGGATGATATTTCCGTAATTGATCACCCCCATAAGAGGATTATTGATCTCGTGAGCGATTCCTGCCGCTAATTTTTGAATGGACTCCAATCTTTTTTCGGATTGGATTACTTTCTCCATTTCCGAGATCCTTTTTTCGGATACGGATAGAAGGTCCAAT from Leptospira neocaledonica includes these protein-coding regions:
- a CDS encoding class I fructose-bisphosphate aldolase, with the translated sequence MLDKIKSALGAEADSLLNHVSKTIAKETLTIPGPNYIDEIFAKTDRNNSVLKNFQSIYNTGRLAGTGYLSILPVDQGIEHSAGASFAKNPAYFDPENIVKLAIEGGCNAVASTLGVLGLVSRQYAHKIPFVVKINHNELLSYPNKFDQILFANVEQAFDMGAAAVGATIYFGSDESSRQIQEISEAFHRAHELGLVTILWAYLRNDNFKNDKADYHIATDLTGQANHLAATIQADIVKQKLPETNLGGFRDLKFGKKDDKMYTDLSSEHPIDMARYQVANCYMGKIGLINSGGPSGSNDLGDAVKAAVINKRAGGMGLISGRKAFQKPMKDGVALLNAIQDVYLSKDVTIA
- a CDS encoding ATP-binding response regulator, giving the protein MSSSSEQPNILIVEDEWLLSFNLQKTLQNLGYKVAGVAANGLDAQSIFKETDPDLVLMDISIEGDMDGIQTAQHIQRIKDVPIVFMTAYTDDSTFMRAMDAASTYAYITKPFQNHQLKSSIEIALRQQKRLGIVKESGKEFKNVIQSISEGAVSLDGEGNIIFLNHSAEELTGWTLEEALGKPGDVVLSFIQTQIGSGEHPDNLGHNLRYIPAVLVRKDDRKVRVGFRVSPIRDEANRIVGSIVTFSELDLLSVSEKRISEMEKVIQSEKRLESIQKLAAGIAHEINNPLMGVINYGNIIRNKKDLPADIRNYARVIIEQGERISGIIRNLILFSRSDNEEPAWCKLDDILAGVEGIISELLKSKNLEISKNIPQDLPDVFLKQNQIKEVLYYLLYFYADGVGSDLKGSTIHLSAGLEDTKADSGKYLVLRLSGTLNGELDPENAFQPFERIQSDDSRIGMGLSVCYGIVQSNHGKLDVQKSSSGTDFHIRLPVQTK